From the genome of Campylobacter concisus, one region includes:
- a CDS encoding peptidylprolyl isomerase, with protein MRFDELKVYDINLDELKKDKFAVLETDKGEIRLELFAEEAPQAVANFIHLIKSGFYNGLNFHRVIPNFVIQGGCPNGTGTGGPGWRIKCECGNQKVKHERGSLSMAHAGRDTGGSQFFICHSKQPHLDGVHTVFGKCVDEESLKVLDAIRQGDKIISAKIRESL; from the coding sequence ATGCGTTTTGATGAATTAAAAGTTTATGATATAAATTTAGATGAGCTTAAAAAAGATAAATTTGCAGTTTTAGAGACAGACAAAGGCGAGATCAGACTTGAACTTTTTGCCGAAGAAGCTCCACAAGCTGTCGCAAATTTTATCCATTTGATAAAATCAGGCTTTTATAATGGTCTAAATTTTCACAGAGTTATACCAAATTTTGTCATCCAAGGTGGCTGCCCAAATGGCACGGGCACGGGCGGTCCTGGCTGGAGAATAAAATGTGAATGTGGCAACCAAAAGGTAAAACATGAGCGCGGTAGCCTTAGCATGGCTCATGCAGGACGCGATACTGGCGGATCGCAGTTTTTCATCTGTCATAGCAAGCAACCTCATCTTGATGGCGTGCATACAGTCTTTGGAAAATGCGTTGATGAAGAGAGCCTAAAGGTGCTTGACGCTATAAGACAAGGCGATAAGATCATCTCTGCTAAGATCAGAGAAAGCCTATAA
- a CDS encoding heavy metal translocating P-type ATPase: MSLKVKLNIAGMSCVNCSNAIEKVSKKIDGVLEANVNFANASGEFVLKDASVREILEQKIKKLGYFVATDIDEFEAKRKAHIRNIRNKFIFAFIASIVIMALEMFAPHSMLVNLAMLALAFLVLIFSGKGFFTHAYEAVKNRNYDMNVLVALGSGSAFLYSLFVVLFEKFLPNDLKNIYVSGVAMIIAFVLLGKYLEERSKAKAGDYLKRLLKISPKTAFLLMPDGRSKEVPVNELKIGDIVVVKNGYNVPCDGVIVQGGAEIDASMLTGESLPVYKEVGDNVFAGTLNTNGYISVKMAKSSFESLLSQILSLLNDASTKKMPIGRLADKIANIFVPSVVAISVLTFLAWIIFDGNFAYAISCAICVLIISCPCALGLATPIAIVSSLARGAKAGILVKNPEVLELIKDAKFVAFDKTGTLSKGQISVKSSNLSEQDLALIASAENLSEHLISKAIVRYAKQKCIDLQKLNGKFQNVVGQGIIYEDENNQIIIGNEKLLLANEVSLNPDESKAIKGATNDGSGIILCAINKKFVGFLTLSDELKDEASDVINELSSLNLQSVILSGDDKKVVASIAKKLNVSKYHANMLPEDKFNEIKELASHGGVIFVGDGVNDSPSLKEASVGIAMNSGSDIAKGAGDIVLVKNDLRGVTGLVRLANATMVNIKENLFWAFMYNAICIPVAAGVLYPVFGLLLSPVYGSMAMCISSVTVVLNALRLRYLRLKD; the protein is encoded by the coding sequence ATGTCTTTAAAAGTCAAGCTAAATATAGCGGGAATGAGCTGCGTAAACTGCTCAAATGCTATCGAAAAGGTTTCAAAAAAGATAGATGGAGTACTTGAAGCAAATGTAAATTTTGCAAACGCAAGCGGCGAGTTTGTCCTAAAAGACGCGAGTGTGCGTGAAATTTTAGAGCAAAAGATAAAGAAGCTTGGCTATTTTGTGGCAACTGATATTGATGAGTTTGAAGCAAAAAGAAAAGCTCACATTAGAAATATTAGAAATAAATTTATATTTGCATTTATCGCAAGTATCGTAATAATGGCACTTGAGATGTTTGCACCTCACAGCATGCTAGTAAATTTAGCTATGCTAGCTTTGGCATTTTTAGTTCTTATTTTTAGTGGCAAAGGCTTTTTTACTCATGCCTACGAAGCGGTAAAAAATAGAAATTACGATATGAATGTGCTTGTCGCTCTTGGAAGCGGTAGTGCGTTTTTATACTCGCTTTTTGTAGTGCTTTTTGAAAAATTTCTACCAAATGATCTAAAAAATATCTATGTTTCAGGCGTAGCGATGATAATAGCTTTTGTGCTTCTTGGCAAGTATCTTGAAGAGCGTTCAAAGGCAAAAGCAGGGGATTATCTAAAGAGACTACTTAAAATTTCTCCAAAAACTGCATTTTTACTTATGCCAGATGGAAGAAGCAAAGAAGTACCAGTAAATGAGCTAAAAATAGGAGATATCGTCGTTGTAAAGAATGGCTACAATGTTCCATGTGACGGTGTGATAGTCCAAGGCGGAGCTGAAATCGATGCTTCGATGCTAACGGGCGAGAGCCTGCCAGTTTATAAAGAAGTGGGCGACAATGTATTTGCAGGTACATTAAATACAAATGGCTATATAAGTGTCAAGATGGCAAAAAGCTCGTTTGAAAGCTTGCTATCTCAAATTTTAAGCTTACTAAATGATGCTAGTACGAAAAAGATGCCAATAGGCAGGCTCGCTGATAAGATAGCAAATATCTTTGTGCCAAGCGTGGTAGCGATATCGGTGCTTACGTTTTTGGCTTGGATCATTTTTGATGGAAATTTTGCTTATGCGATCTCTTGTGCGATCTGCGTTTTAATAATCTCATGCCCATGCGCTCTTGGACTTGCTACGCCAATAGCAATAGTAAGCTCGCTTGCACGTGGTGCAAAAGCTGGAATTTTAGTAAAAAATCCAGAAGTTTTAGAGCTAATAAAAGATGCTAAATTTGTAGCATTTGACAAAACTGGCACACTTAGTAAAGGGCAAATCAGCGTCAAAAGCTCAAATTTAAGCGAGCAAGATTTAGCTCTTATCGCTTCTGCTGAAAATTTAAGTGAGCATCTCATCTCAAAAGCTATCGTTAGATATGCAAAACAAAAATGTATAGATTTACAAAAGCTAAATGGCAAATTTCAAAATGTTGTTGGGCAAGGCATCATCTATGAGGATGAGAATAATCAGATAATAATCGGAAACGAAAAGCTGCTTTTGGCAAATGAAGTGAGTTTAAATCCGGATGAAAGTAAAGCTATAAAAGGGGCTACAAATGATGGAAGTGGCATCATACTTTGTGCTATAAATAAAAAATTTGTTGGTTTTTTAACGCTTAGTGATGAGCTAAAAGACGAAGCAAGCGATGTTATAAACGAGCTTAGTAGTCTAAATTTACAAAGTGTGATCCTCTCAGGCGATGACAAGAAAGTAGTTGCAAGTATCGCCAAGAAGCTAAATGTAAGCAAATATCACGCAAATATGTTGCCTGAAGATAAATTTAATGAGATAAAAGAGCTTGCAAGCCACGGTGGCGTTATCTTTGTTGGAGATGGCGTAAATGACTCACCATCACTTAAAGAAGCAAGTGTTGGTATCGCTATGAACTCAGGCTCAGATATAGCAAAAGGTGCTGGAGATATCGTGCTTGTTAAAAATGATTTGCGTGGCGTGACCGGACTAGTTAGACTAGCAAATGCTACTATGGTAAACATAAAAGAAAATTTATTTTGGGCGTTTATGTATAACGCGATTTGTATCCCAGTAGCTGCTGGTGTGCTCTACCCGGTCTTTGGACTACTTTTAAGCCCAGTTTATGGCTCAATGGCGATGTGTATTAGCTCTGTTACTGTCGTTTTAAACGCACTTAGACTTAGATATTTACGACTTAAGGATTAA
- a CDS encoding GNAT family N-acetyltransferase encodes MIQNAQRQDAKSCIKLLNLAMEDIAYKLSGYDDPIKSDEILEIFFKSETNRLSYKNVFVYKHNEEIIAAMCAYFGGDAEQLDREISQHLKALGKDAQVEKECFDDEFYIDSIAVDENFRGQGLAKELIRHSFVKAKELGHKKVSLIVDTNKPKVRKFYESLGFKFNVKKIVNLHEYDHMIKEII; translated from the coding sequence ATGATACAAAATGCTCAAAGACAAGATGCAAAAAGCTGCATAAAGCTACTAAATCTAGCAATGGAGGATATCGCCTACAAGCTAAGTGGCTATGACGATCCTATTAAAAGTGATGAAATTTTAGAAATTTTTTTCAAAAGTGAGACAAATAGACTTAGCTATAAAAATGTCTTTGTTTATAAACATAACGAGGAAATTATCGCTGCGATGTGTGCTTACTTTGGTGGAGACGCGGAGCAGCTTGATAGAGAAATTTCACAACATTTAAAGGCTCTTGGTAAAGACGCTCAAGTAGAAAAAGAGTGTTTTGATGATGAGTTTTATATAGATAGTATCGCTGTTGATGAAAATTTTAGAGGCCAAGGGCTTGCAAAAGAGCTCATAAGGCATTCATTTGTCAAGGCAAAAGAGCTAGGGCATAAAAAGGTTTCATTAATAGTAGATACAAATAAGCCAAAAGTTCGTAAATTTTACGAGAGTTTGGGTTTTAAATTTAATGTCAAGAAAATTGTAAATTTACATGAATACGACCATATGATAAAGGAGATAATATGA
- the pckA gene encoding phosphoenolpyruvate carboxykinase (ATP): MNKLDELGLKEIKKINYNLNYDELFELEKANNEGRVSSNGTFMVDTGIFTGRSPKDKYFVKQDPSQKYIAWGKINQPITKELFDKLLKKAKEQLSGKEIFIQDAFCGASKKSQKSVRFVTEVAWQAHFVKNMFIRPSEAELAKFEPDFVVYNACKTKNEDYKADGLHSEVFVIFNVEENVAVIGGTWYGGEMKKGIFSMMNYWLPLEGKLSMHCSANVGEKGDTALFFGLSGTGKTTLSTDPKRKLIGDDEHGWDDDGVFNFEGGCYAKCINLDPSSEPEIYAAIRRDALLENVVADENGVVDYKDGSKTENTRVSYPIYHIDNYEPSSSAGHPKNIIFLSADAFGVLPPVAKLTKEQAMYYFLSGYTAKVAGTERGITEPVATFSACFGEPFMPLHPTVYAKLLGEKIDKHGVNVYLVNTGWSGGAYGVGKRMSIKATRACINAILDGSITKCEFENFDKFNFAIPKELDGVETKLLNPINTWTHPTEYNASRDKLAKMFVENFKRYEDVKEGVEYAKAGPKA, from the coding sequence ATAAATAAACTAGACGAATTAGGTCTAAAAGAGATCAAAAAGATAAATTACAATCTAAACTACGACGAGCTTTTTGAGCTTGAAAAGGCAAACAACGAGGGTAGGGTTTCAAGCAACGGCACATTTATGGTTGATACGGGAATTTTTACTGGAAGAAGCCCAAAAGATAAGTATTTCGTCAAGCAAGATCCAAGCCAAAAATACATCGCTTGGGGTAAGATAAATCAGCCTATCACAAAAGAGCTTTTTGATAAGCTTCTTAAAAAAGCAAAAGAGCAGCTAAGTGGCAAAGAAATTTTCATCCAAGACGCATTTTGTGGAGCTAGCAAAAAGAGCCAAAAATCAGTTCGTTTTGTTACCGAAGTAGCGTGGCAAGCACATTTTGTAAAAAATATGTTTATCCGCCCAAGTGAGGCAGAGCTAGCTAAATTTGAGCCTGATTTTGTAGTATATAACGCTTGTAAGACAAAAAATGAGGACTACAAGGCTGATGGACTACATTCAGAGGTCTTTGTTATATTTAACGTTGAGGAAAATGTCGCAGTGATCGGCGGCACATGGTACGGCGGCGAGATGAAAAAGGGTATTTTTTCTATGATGAACTACTGGTTGCCACTTGAGGGCAAGCTAAGTATGCACTGCTCTGCAAATGTAGGCGAGAAAGGCGATACAGCGCTATTTTTTGGTCTATCTGGCACTGGCAAAACGACACTTTCAACTGATCCAAAACGCAAGCTAATAGGCGATGACGAGCACGGCTGGGATGATGATGGCGTATTTAACTTTGAGGGTGGTTGCTACGCAAAATGTATAAACCTTGATCCAAGTAGCGAGCCAGAAATTTATGCAGCGATCAGGCGTGATGCGCTACTTGAAAATGTCGTGGCTGACGAAAATGGCGTGGTTGATTACAAAGATGGCTCAAAGACTGAAAATACACGCGTGAGCTATCCGATCTATCACATCGACAACTACGAACCAAGCTCAAGTGCTGGCCATCCAAAAAATATCATCTTTTTAAGTGCTGACGCTTTTGGCGTGCTTCCTCCAGTTGCGAAGCTTACAAAAGAGCAGGCGATGTATTATTTCTTAAGTGGCTATACAGCAAAAGTTGCTGGCACAGAGCGCGGTATTACTGAGCCAGTCGCTACTTTTAGCGCTTGCTTTGGCGAGCCATTTATGCCACTTCACCCAACTGTTTATGCAAAACTACTAGGCGAGAAGATCGATAAACACGGTGTTAATGTCTATCTTGTAAATACAGGCTGGAGTGGCGGTGCTTACGGTGTTGGTAAGCGCATGAGCATAAAAGCAACTCGTGCTTGCATAAATGCGATCCTTGATGGCAGCATCACAAAATGCGAATTTGAAAATTTTGATAAATTTAACTTCGCTATCCCAAAAGAGCTTGATGGCGTCGAGACAAAACTACTAAATCCTATAAACACATGGACGCATCCGACTGAGTATAACGCTTCACGCGATAAGCTTGCTAAAATGTTTGTTGAAAATTTCAAACGTTACGAAGATGTAAAAGAGGGTGTTGAGTACGCTAAAGCTGGACCAAAAGCTTAA
- the argH gene encoding argininosuccinate lyase, producing MKEEKNAHKKMWEGRFSEASSKLLEEFNASINFDKNLFEEDIAGSKAHAKMLGVCGILKKDESEAIIKGLDEVLSEIRAGKFEFKLEDEDIHMAVEKRLSQIIGAELGGRLHTARSRNDQVALDFKFYVLKKNLEISSCIKELITTLTNLAKNNKDTLMPGYTHLQHAQPVSLSYHLIAYAFMFKRDFERFVSSYERNNLSPLGSAALAGTPHKIDRTIVASELGFAGCTQNAMDSVSDRDFALEILFNISIFMTHASRLCEELILWSSQEFGFVSISDAYSTGSSIMPQKKNPDVAELIRGKTGRVNGNLVALLTTMKGLPLAYNKDMQEDKEGVFDSVSTILSSATILNEMIKTAKFNEKNMLKATKIGHLSATDLADYLVREKNIPFRTAHFITGKAVAKAESLGFDLSELNEEQLKSVDENLDANAIKFLDLYASKEARCSQGGTANKSVDEQIEILDYWLKKKEL from the coding sequence ATGAAAGAAGAGAAAAACGCACACAAAAAGATGTGGGAGGGCAGATTTAGCGAGGCTAGTTCGAAGTTGCTTGAGGAATTTAACGCTTCTATAAATTTTGATAAAAATCTTTTTGAAGAAGATATTGCTGGAAGTAAGGCTCATGCAAAGATGCTTGGGGTTTGCGGAATTTTGAAAAAAGATGAGTCAGAGGCGATCATAAAGGGGCTTGATGAGGTTTTATCTGAGATAAGAGCAGGTAAATTTGAGTTTAAGTTAGAAGATGAAGATATACACATGGCAGTTGAGAAACGCCTTAGCCAGATCATCGGCGCCGAGCTTGGTGGCAGACTGCACACAGCTAGAAGTAGAAATGACCAAGTTGCGCTTGATTTTAAATTTTACGTTTTGAAGAAAAATTTAGAAATTTCTTCATGTATAAAAGAGCTCATTACCACGCTTACAAATTTGGCAAAAAACAACAAAGATACGCTAATGCCAGGCTACACACATCTTCAACATGCTCAGCCAGTAAGCCTTAGCTATCACTTGATAGCATATGCATTTATGTTTAAAAGAGATTTTGAGCGTTTTGTTAGCTCATATGAGCGAAACAACCTAAGTCCGCTTGGTTCAGCAGCCCTTGCAGGCACTCCCCATAAGATAGATAGAACTATCGTAGCAAGCGAGCTTGGCTTTGCAGGTTGCACACAAAATGCGATGGATAGCGTGAGTGATCGTGATTTTGCGCTGGAAATTTTATTTAACATTAGCATTTTTATGACGCATGCTTCTAGGCTTTGCGAGGAGCTCATACTTTGGAGCTCGCAAGAATTTGGCTTTGTAAGCATTAGCGACGCTTATAGCACAGGAAGTTCCATAATGCCACAGAAGAAAAATCCAGACGTAGCCGAACTCATACGCGGTAAAACTGGGCGCGTAAATGGAAATTTGGTAGCGTTACTAACCACGATGAAAGGCCTGCCACTTGCTTACAATAAAGATATGCAAGAAGATAAAGAGGGTGTGTTTGACAGCGTCTCAACCATTTTAAGCTCGGCTACCATCCTAAACGAGATGATAAAAACGGCTAAATTTAATGAAAAAAACATGCTAAAAGCGACAAAAATTGGGCATCTAAGTGCCACCGATTTGGCGGATTATTTAGTACGTGAAAAAAACATCCCATTTAGAACAGCACATTTTATTACAGGTAAAGCTGTCGCAAAGGCTGAAAGTTTGGGCTTTGATTTGAGTGAACTAAACGAAGAGCAGCTAAAAAGTGTGGATGAAAATTTAGATGCAAATGCTATTAAATTTTTAGATCTTTATGCTTCCAAAGAGGCACGTTGTTCGCAGGGTGGCACGGCAAATAAAAGCGTTGATGAGCAGATAGAAATTTTAGATTACTGGCTTAAGAAAAAAGAGTTATAA
- a CDS encoding heavy-metal-associated domain-containing protein — translation MKTFEANNIHCQNCANTIKNALEDDFGKIEVDLSKEPRQVSLDIKDSDVEKFKSEMADLGFDIIKEL, via the coding sequence ATGAAAACATTTGAAGCAAACAATATCCACTGCCAAAATTGTGCAAATACGATAAAAAACGCACTTGAAGATGACTTTGGCAAGATAGAAGTTGATCTTAGTAAAGAGCCAAGACAAGTTAGTCTTGATATAAAAGATAGCGATGTTGAGAAATTTAAGTCTGAAATGGCTGATTTGGGATTTGATATAATAAAAGAGCTCTGA
- a CDS encoding YebC/PmpR family DNA-binding transcriptional regulator: MGRAFEYRRAAKEARWDKMSKVFPKLAKAITVAAKDGGCDPDMNPKLRAAIAAAKAENMPKDNIDAAIKRANGKDSADIKTIFYDGKAAHGVQIIVECATDNPTRTVANVKAIFSKNGGEILPSGSLSFMFTRKSVFELEKPSADIEEIELELIDYGLSDIEADDETLYVYGDYANFGTLHEGIEKLNLVVKKASLQYLPNQTVNLSEEQMLEVERLLDKLEDDDDVQAVYTNIE; the protein is encoded by the coding sequence ATGGGACGAGCATTTGAGTACCGAAGGGCCGCAAAAGAAGCTAGATGGGATAAGATGAGCAAGGTATTTCCAAAACTTGCAAAAGCTATAACAGTAGCCGCAAAAGATGGTGGTTGTGATCCAGATATGAACCCTAAACTTCGTGCAGCTATCGCAGCGGCAAAAGCTGAAAATATGCCAAAAGATAACATCGATGCAGCTATAAAAAGAGCAAATGGCAAAGATAGCGCCGATATCAAGACTATTTTTTATGACGGCAAAGCAGCTCACGGCGTGCAGATCATCGTTGAGTGCGCTACTGACAACCCAACAAGAACGGTTGCCAATGTTAAAGCGATATTTAGCAAAAATGGCGGAGAAATTTTGCCAAGTGGCAGCCTTAGCTTTATGTTTACAAGAAAGAGTGTTTTTGAGCTTGAAAAACCAAGCGCAGACATCGAAGAGATCGAGCTTGAGCTGATAGACTATGGTCTAAGCGATATCGAAGCTGACGATGAGACGCTATATGTTTATGGCGACTATGCAAATTTTGGTACACTTCACGAGGGTATAGAGAAGTTAAATTTAGTAGTTAAAAAAGCCTCACTTCAGTACTTGCCAAATCAAACCGTAAATCTAAGCGAAGAGCAAATGCTTGAGGTTGAAAGGCTCCTTGATAAGCTAGAAGACGATGATGACGTTCAAGCAGTTTATACAAATATCGAATAA
- a CDS encoding histidine triad nucleotide-binding protein, protein MTIFEKIVAGEIPCNKVLESEKFLAFNDINPKAPIHILIIPKKHYKNFQEMDPVLMGEMTKFIQEVATLMGVDKSGYRLITNCGENGGQEVMHLHFHLLGGAKLGWSEGVADPQSTF, encoded by the coding sequence ATGACCATATTTGAAAAGATCGTAGCTGGTGAAATCCCTTGCAACAAAGTGCTTGAAAGCGAGAAATTTCTAGCTTTTAACGACATAAATCCAAAAGCACCGATCCACATCCTAATCATCCCAAAAAAACACTATAAAAATTTCCAAGAGATGGATCCGGTCTTAATGGGAGAGATGACAAAATTTATCCAAGAAGTGGCGACCTTAATGGGCGTTGATAAGAGCGGATACCGCCTTATAACAAACTGCGGTGAAAACGGTGGTCAAGAGGTTATGCATCTACATTTTCACCTGCTTGGTGGAGCGAAGCTTGGCTGGAGCGAAGGCGTAGCTGATCCACAAAGCACATTTTAA
- a CDS encoding CZB domain-containing protein → MKLNGYRGVLLNEFNKIQDVHECRFGKWYEKDVKNTLVKDVKILSSIAAHHENVHHGLEKAMVIFADKDKGNLPGVEILKDVENSSKVGFEELLEAIKSARK, encoded by the coding sequence ATGAAGTTAAATGGATATAGAGGCGTGCTTTTAAATGAGTTTAATAAGATTCAAGATGTTCATGAGTGTAGATTTGGCAAATGGTATGAAAAAGATGTGAAAAATACTCTTGTAAAAGATGTCAAAATTCTCTCAAGTATCGCAGCTCATCATGAAAATGTTCATCATGGACTAGAAAAAGCGATGGTTATTTTTGCTGATAAAGATAAAGGAAATTTACCTGGCGTTGAAATATTAAAAGATGTCGAAAACTCAAGTAAAGTAGGTTTTGAAGAGTTGCTTGAAGCTATTAAGTCTGCAAGAAAATAA
- a CDS encoding cation:dicarboxylate symporter family transporter, translating into MNNTKKQGNLAVRLFTNLAFWVVIGIVGGVVVGMVAPELGIASKPGIDYFIKALKILIGPIIFLTIVSGIVGLESLKDLGSIGLKAFIYFEIVSTLALAVGIIFGETLRPGHGMNLDYTQLDASSVAKFTSQAANMDANSGFVAHTLHLLRGAVPVDDIFPYVHILDPFIKSNTLQVLFMAIIVAIVLSLLAHDKKQACLKPLEFIQHYVLKLLSWLMLFSPVAAFSAMAYLIGKFGIGTLLGMMELLIVMALASCFFIFVVLGIICYFAKINVFKFMRFISKEVLVVFATSSSETALAPLMQKLESAGINRGAVGLIIPTGYSFNLDCTNIYLSLSVIFLAQAFNIPLSFEHLISILIVLMITSKGAVGVTGSGFVVLAGTLSALPSTGIPVVTVAVLLGVDKFMSEMRAVGNLCGNAVGCMIVSIWDKKVDMDKFRYALDHPEEFHFHS; encoded by the coding sequence ATGAATAATACTAAAAAGCAAGGAAATCTTGCTGTAAGATTATTTACCAATCTTGCCTTTTGGGTTGTGATCGGTATTGTTGGTGGTGTTGTCGTTGGCATGGTCGCGCCTGAGCTTGGTATAGCAAGCAAGCCAGGTATTGATTATTTTATAAAAGCACTTAAAATTTTAATCGGCCCTATTATCTTTTTAACGATCGTTTCAGGTATCGTTGGGCTTGAGAGTTTAAAAGACCTAGGTTCTATTGGATTAAAGGCATTTATCTATTTTGAGATAGTTAGCACACTTGCACTTGCTGTTGGCATCATCTTTGGCGAGACACTTCGTCCAGGACATGGTATGAATCTTGACTACACTCAGCTTGATGCCTCAAGCGTAGCTAAATTTACATCTCAAGCTGCAAATATGGACGCAAATAGCGGATTTGTAGCACATACGCTTCATCTTTTAAGAGGTGCTGTGCCAGTAGATGACATTTTCCCATACGTGCATATACTTGATCCATTTATAAAATCAAATACTCTTCAAGTACTTTTCATGGCTATTATCGTTGCTATCGTGCTTTCGCTGCTAGCACATGATAAAAAACAAGCTTGCCTAAAGCCACTTGAATTTATTCAGCACTATGTCTTAAAACTTCTTAGTTGGCTTATGCTCTTTAGTCCAGTGGCTGCATTTTCGGCTATGGCTTATCTGATCGGCAAATTTGGTATCGGAACGCTTCTTGGTATGATGGAACTTTTGATTGTTATGGCACTTGCAAGCTGCTTTTTTATCTTTGTCGTGCTTGGCATTATTTGCTATTTTGCAAAAATCAATGTCTTTAAATTTATGCGTTTTATTTCAAAAGAGGTATTGGTAGTCTTTGCAACAAGCTCGAGCGAAACAGCTCTTGCGCCGCTTATGCAAAAGCTAGAATCAGCTGGTATAAATAGAGGCGCTGTTGGACTTATCATCCCAACTGGCTACTCATTTAACCTCGACTGCACCAACATCTATCTAAGTCTAAGTGTTATTTTCCTAGCTCAAGCATTTAACATCCCACTAAGCTTTGAGCATCTAATAAGCATACTAATCGTACTAATGATCACAAGTAAAGGCGCTGTTGGCGTGACAGGATCAGGCTTTGTTGTCCTTGCTGGAACACTAAGCGCACTTCCTAGCACTGGCATACCAGTAGTCACCGTAGCTGTGCTACTTGGCGTCGATAAATTTATGTCAGAGATGCGTGCAGTTGGTAATCTCTGCGGTAACGCTGTTGGTTGCATGATAGTTTCTATCTGGGATAAAAAAGTCGATATGGATAAATTTAGATACGCACTAGATCATCCAGAGGAATTTCACTTTCACTCATAA
- the pheS gene encoding phenylalanine--tRNA ligase subunit alpha: protein MQDFVNKIKNEISTLDDLEKVRVEIFGKKGILAQGFAKLKELGEDEKKEFAANLNKQRDELGALIEAKKAELSEQEIDNKMKKEAADITLFNEPVASGALHPVMATMDKIIEYFLALNFSLETGPLIEDDFHNFEALNLPKYHPARDMQDTFYLDDFRLLRTHTSPVQVRTMLNQKPPIRMIAPGTVFRRDMDLTHTPMFHQVEALVVEDAEKVSFANLKSMLEGFLKHMFGDVEVRFRPSFFPFTEPSAEVDISCIFCHGKGCRVCKQTTWLEVLGCGVVDPNVFKAVGYKNVSGYAFGLGVERFAMLLHRVPDLRSLFEGDLRLLEQFK from the coding sequence TTGCAAGATTTCGTTAATAAAATCAAAAATGAAATTTCAACGCTTGACGATTTGGAAAAAGTCAGGGTAGAAATTTTTGGCAAAAAGGGCATATTGGCGCAAGGTTTTGCGAAGCTAAAAGAGCTTGGTGAAGATGAGAAAAAGGAATTTGCAGCAAATTTAAACAAGCAAAGAGATGAGCTTGGCGCATTAATAGAAGCTAAAAAGGCTGAGCTTAGCGAGCAAGAGATAGATAACAAGATGAAAAAAGAGGCCGCTGATATCACGCTATTTAATGAGCCTGTTGCTAGCGGGGCGCTGCACCCTGTGATGGCCACGATGGATAAGATAATTGAATACTTTTTGGCTCTAAATTTCTCACTTGAAACCGGACCACTGATAGAAGATGATTTTCACAACTTTGAAGCGCTAAATTTACCAAAATACCACCCAGCACGGGATATGCAAGATACATTTTACCTAGATGATTTTAGGCTTTTAAGGACGCATACGAGCCCAGTTCAGGTGCGAACTATGCTAAATCAAAAGCCACCTATTCGCATGATAGCGCCAGGCACCGTCTTTAGACGCGATATGGATTTAACGCATACACCGATGTTTCACCAGGTCGAGGCCCTTGTGGTGGAGGATGCTGAGAAAGTTAGCTTTGCAAATTTAAAATCAATGCTAGAAGGCTTTTTAAAGCACATGTTTGGCGATGTTGAAGTGCGTTTTCGCCCTAGCTTTTTCCCATTTACGGAGCCTAGCGCAGAGGTTGATATTAGTTGTATATTCTGCCACGGCAAGGGCTGCAGAGTGTGCAAGCAGACTACTTGGCTTGAGGTACTTGGATGTGGTGTCGTTGATCCAAATGTATTTAAGGCAGTTGGTTATAAAAATGTAAGTGGATACGCCTTTGGCCTTGGCGTTGAGAGATTTGCGATGTTGCTTCATAGAGTGCCTGATCTAAGGTCGCTTTTTGAGGGAGATTTAAGATTGTTGGAGCAGTTTAAATGA